A genomic window from Sulfurospirillum diekertiae includes:
- a CDS encoding aminodeoxychorismate/anthranilate synthase component II, with protein MVLMIDNYDSFTYNIVQYCLELGADLKVIRNDELSVEEIEALHPEKIIISPGPATPNEAGVSLEVIKYFGGKIPILGICLGHQAIGQAFGGKVVRAKRMMHGKTSITKQLHNSCLFDGLPETFTTTRYHSLTVEQEGLPDVVVPTAYSTDDHEIMALQIKDKQIYGVQFHPESILSEHGHAILNNFLKL; from the coding sequence ATGGTATTGATGATAGACAATTACGATAGTTTTACGTACAACATCGTTCAGTATTGCTTAGAACTAGGCGCTGATCTTAAAGTGATTCGCAATGATGAGCTGAGTGTTGAAGAGATTGAAGCATTGCATCCCGAAAAAATTATTATTTCTCCAGGTCCTGCAACACCTAATGAAGCGGGTGTTAGCCTTGAGGTGATTAAATATTTTGGTGGGAAAATCCCCATTTTAGGTATTTGCTTAGGACATCAAGCGATTGGACAAGCTTTTGGTGGAAAAGTGGTGCGTGCGAAGCGCATGATGCACGGGAAAACGTCTATTACAAAACAACTTCACAACAGCTGTCTGTTTGATGGTCTGCCTGAAACCTTTACAACAACGCGTTATCATTCTCTAACGGTTGAACAAGAAGGGCTTCCCGATGTAGTTGTTCCCACGGCGTACAGTACGGACGACCATGAAATTATGGCACTGCAAATAAAAGACAAACAAATCTATGGCGTACAGTTTCACCCAGAATCCATTTTAAGTGAACACGGACATGCCATTTTAAACAACTTCTTAAAACTATGA
- a CDS encoding helix-turn-helix transcriptional regulator: MDVELLVQKLLEKYGYMLTREEVAEVLNISISTVDRKRKQYPKLFPPFKKIGTGNRAPVKFPVHGVAQYLVQIQ; the protein is encoded by the coding sequence ATGGACGTTGAACTTTTGGTTCAAAAATTGTTAGAAAAGTATGGCTATATGCTTACAAGAGAAGAGGTGGCTGAAGTGTTAAATATCAGCATATCAACGGTTGATAGAAAGCGTAAACAGTATCCAAAGCTGTTTCCACCTTTCAAAAAAATAGGTACTGGAAATCGTGCACCTGTGAAGTTCCCAGTACATGGTGTAGCTCAGTATTTGGTGCAAATACAGTAA
- a CDS encoding ArnT family glycosyltransferase: MRERLFLLLILVISSALLTYGAQSISISYDEAYTFFNGNDLVHYLAVYSTQLLGQNDFALRLPFILLHLTSIILLYKIGKLFLKKRIDRIVSVAIYAFLPGVNGVALLVNSGIVVIFFSLLFTYLYLKEWKVASHIVLIICLFVDNSFAIFYIALFVYALMKRKTDLLIVTLILFSASMYLYGFDTGGKPRGYFIDTLGVYAIVFSPLLFLYFVYAMYRILIKEEKNLLWYISFFSLVVSLLLSLRQKLLLEDFAPFVVLSVPLMVKVFFNSYRVRLPAFRKLHTFFFILVLITLFINTMLSFFNKPLYAFMNEPSKHFAINYNIARELANELKARDIHKVITKDDKMALRLKFYNIERGGAYKLMNQKEIEEGFEQIDIAYYGKTVRTFYLYRIN, encoded by the coding sequence ATGAGAGAAAGACTTTTTTTACTTCTTATCCTTGTTATCAGTAGTGCATTACTCACCTATGGTGCGCAGAGCATTTCCATTAGCTACGATGAGGCGTATACTTTTTTTAATGGCAATGACCTCGTTCATTATCTTGCAGTATATTCGACACAGCTTTTAGGACAAAATGATTTTGCGCTTCGTTTGCCTTTTATCCTTTTACATTTAACTTCCATTATTTTACTGTATAAGATTGGCAAACTTTTTTTAAAAAAACGAATTGATCGTATCGTTTCGGTTGCCATTTATGCTTTTTTGCCAGGGGTTAATGGCGTAGCGCTTTTAGTTAACAGTGGTATTGTCGTCATCTTCTTCAGCCTTTTATTTACGTATCTCTATCTTAAAGAATGGAAAGTAGCTTCTCATATTGTGCTGATCATATGTCTTTTTGTTGATAATTCCTTTGCTATTTTTTACATTGCATTGTTTGTGTATGCTCTGATGAAACGCAAAACAGATCTGCTTATTGTGACACTGATTTTATTTAGTGCTTCTATGTATCTGTATGGATTTGATACAGGTGGAAAACCTAGGGGCTATTTTATAGACACATTAGGTGTGTATGCAATTGTATTTTCTCCATTACTTTTCTTATATTTTGTCTATGCAATGTACCGCATTTTAATTAAAGAAGAAAAAAATCTTCTATGGTATATCTCTTTCTTCTCATTAGTCGTTTCACTGCTTCTTTCGTTGCGCCAGAAGCTTTTGCTTGAAGATTTTGCTCCTTTTGTTGTACTCTCTGTCCCTTTGATGGTGAAAGTCTTTTTCAATAGCTATCGCGTAAGACTTCCTGCTTTTCGTAAATTGCATACATTTTTCTTTATCTTAGTGCTCATAACACTGTTTATCAACACAATGCTTAGTTTTTTCAATAAACCATTGTATGCTTTTATGAATGAGCCCTCTAAACATTTTGCAATTAACTATAATATTGCAAGAGAACTAGCCAATGAGTTGAAAGCAAGAGACATCCATAAAGTTATCACAAAAGATGATAAAATGGCACTCAGACTTAAATTTTACAACATAGAACGAGGTGGAGCGTATAAACTTATGAATCAAAAAGAGATAGAAGAAGGGTTTGAGCAGATCGATATTGCTTATTATGGTAAAACAGTGAGAACGTTTTATCTTTATCGTATAAATTAA
- a CDS encoding pilus assembly FimT family protein: MKKAFTMLELVFVIVVVGILSYFVSTGFQRNPLREAADQLVSHIRYTQHLAMMDDKFSLTDASWALGRWQLYFSNNTGSDDQWAYTIFSDWKAGHTGNPDMGEVAVNPLNSSQYLTGGTSGTNIIHYSDQSATKELNIGHKYGIKDITFSGGCRSNVKYIHFDYLGRPMNSLSTNPYELPATGWHKLLTTQCKITLCDKDCTDGSAQKVSIAIEAETGYTHIL; encoded by the coding sequence ATGAAAAAAGCGTTTACGATGCTTGAATTGGTGTTTGTGATAGTTGTCGTAGGCATTTTATCTTATTTTGTTTCGACAGGTTTTCAACGCAATCCTCTACGCGAAGCTGCCGATCAATTGGTGAGTCATATTCGCTATACACAACATTTGGCGATGATGGATGACAAGTTTAGTTTGACGGATGCAAGTTGGGCATTAGGGAGATGGCAATTATATTTTTCGAATAATACCGGAAGCGATGATCAATGGGCATATACAATTTTCTCTGATTGGAAAGCAGGGCATACAGGAAATCCAGATATGGGTGAAGTAGCAGTCAATCCACTTAATTCAAGCCAATATTTAACAGGGGGGACAAGTGGAACTAATATAATTCATTATAGTGATCAAAGTGCTACTAAAGAATTAAATATTGGTCATAAATATGGAATTAAAGATATAACTTTTAGTGGTGGTTGTAGATCTAACGTTAAATATATACACTTTGATTATTTAGGAAGACCTATGAATTCTTTGTCCACAAACCCATATGAACTACCTGCAACAGGGTGGCATAAACTTTTAACGACACAATGTAAAATCACTTTGTGTGATAAAGATTGTACTGATGGCTCTGCTCAAAAAGTCAGTATTGCAATAGAAGCTGAAACAGGCTACACACACATTCTATAA
- a CDS encoding outer membrane beta-barrel protein, with the protein MTFIQRFLVGGVAIATFSSPIFAEDFYYDLHVGLSHLSINDGGDGANYTIGYGVNRIFDNKVFFGVSFDLETATISDTHIYGLNGDLKLGYNIWDKLNVYAIGGYKLQDLDGTSGYGLGYGAGMEYPITQHIITAIEYKTYHMSRSDYKDYDFDTIGLNLKYRF; encoded by the coding sequence ATGACATTTATACAACGCTTTTTAGTGGGTGGTGTGGCAATCGCTACTTTTTCATCACCTATCTTTGCAGAAGATTTTTACTATGACCTCCATGTGGGGTTGTCTCATTTATCGATAAATGATGGAGGTGATGGAGCTAACTATACAATAGGGTATGGGGTCAATCGAATTTTCGATAATAAAGTTTTTTTCGGTGTTTCTTTTGATTTGGAGACTGCTACTATAAGCGATACACACATTTATGGACTCAATGGCGACCTAAAATTGGGCTACAACATTTGGGATAAGTTAAATGTTTATGCTATTGGTGGGTACAAACTCCAAGATTTAGACGGCACAAGTGGTTATGGGCTTGGCTATGGCGCGGGTATGGAATATCCTATAACTCAGCATATTATAACAGCGATTGAGTATAAGACCTATCATATGAGTAGGAGTGATTATAAGGATTATGACTTTGATACGATTGGTTTGAATCTTAAGTATAGATTTTAA